In Streptomyces sp. ML-6, the genomic stretch AATGCCTGATATGTACGCGACCCAGGCACTGACCGACCTCGTTCCGCTCGCCGCCGAGCTCGACAAGAACAAGGTGACCCCCGGCGTTCTCGGCTTCCTCGTCTTCGCGGCGATCGCCGTGGGCGTGTGGTTGCTCATGAAGTCCATGAACCGGCACATGGGCCGGGTCGACTTCGAGGAGGCCCCGGACCCGGATGCGGTGGCGGCCGACGCCGCCGTCGGGGCGGGGGCCGCGAAGCAGAAGTAGCCCGGGGCGGCACCGGCACGGCCGCGTCCACCCCGTCGCACCGCGCGGCACCCGCCCGCCCCCGGGCCGGCCGGTGTCGCGCACGGTCGTGCCCGGCGGCGAGCACGGGGCCGGGAGGAGCGCCCCCGCCCGTGTGCCGTCCGTGTGCCGCCCCGTGGCGCATGGGCGGGGCGGAGGCGGGTGCGCGAGGATTGGACTCATGGCCAACCGGCTTGCGCAGTCCACGTCCCCGTATCTGCTTCAGCACGCGGACAATCCGGTCGACTGGTGGGAGTGGTCCCCCGAGGCCTTCGAGGAGGCGCGGCGGCGCGACGTGCCGGTCTTCCTGAGGGTGGGATACAGCTCGTGCCACTGGTGCCAGTGAACTCACAAACCCAGTAGTCGGCGGTGCTTACACGTCTCTGATGATCACGCGCTTCCCACAGAGCTTCGACCAGTCGTCCCGGTCGGAGGTCAGGACGATCACGGGGGCCGGGACGCGTAGCGCGAGCGCGGCGACGAGGGCGTCGATCGCGTACTTGTGCCCGTGCAGCCCGCCTGCGTCCTGAAGCAGCCCCACTGCGGTCAGGGAGTCCTCCTGGCTGACCGGTTCCACCCGCAGCCGGGAGAGCACCCACTTCAAGCGCGCCAGATCGGTCTTCCCGTGTACGGCTTCAACAATGGTCAGCGCGGACACGAGGACGGGAACCCCAGCCTGCCGGGATGCCTCGATGCGAGCCGCCATTCCGCGGTCGTTGCGCAGGAGTAGAGAGAGCGCCTCGGAGTCGAGCACCAGCGAGCGGGCCGGCTGCTCCTTCACGCGGCGCCCCGCTCGACATCCTCGGCGTTCACGTATCCGAACAGCTCGCGACGAGCGGCTTCGATCTCCTGCTCCGTGAGCGCGCCGTGCTCCTCCTCGTGGGACGCCACAATCTCGGCGAGTCCATCCATGGCGAGCTGGTGCCTGACGGCTTCGGCGACGTAGTTGGACAGCCCGCGGCGGCCGGTTCGGGAGCGGAGCTCGCTGACCAGCTCGGCGGGCATGGACACGGAGATGTTCTCAGTGGTCCCGGCTCGAGTCTGCTTCATACCCGAAGTGTAAGACGACATCTATTACAACGAGAAGCCTTGAGGTATCGACACTGACGAGGGGGTGAGGGCGGAGGCGCGCGGCGGACCGAGGGCGGCCGCGCGCCTCGCCTCAGGTTCCGTATCGGCGCAGCAGCTCGATCATGTTGCGGAGCTTCGGTATCGCGTCATCGCCGACCTTGTCCTTGTCGTTGAAGTGCATCAACTCGTTACGGACCTCGCGCAGCTCGTCGAGGCGGGCCACGAAGGACTTGCGGTCCAGCGGCCACCCCAACTTGTCCCATTGCTGCTGATTGCTGAGGATCTGCTGATAGTCCCCATACGACATCTGACCGAAGGCAGTGATGTTGCGGAGCTTGTCCGGATCGCAGAGCGTGATCACCTCCTGAAGGTCGAGGCCTTCCGAGATGACCCGGCGCAGCTGCCGGTCGAGGTCGCCAATGAGGAGGAACGGTCGCGCCGTGGCGCCGTACTCGGCGGCCACGTCCGCGATGGTGATGATCCCGGCGATCTGCTTCGTCTGGTCCCTCACCAAGAGGAAGCCGTACTGCTCCAGGTAGGGCAGGACGTCGATCAGATGATCGGCATAGCTGACATCGTGAGCTTTGACGATGGCCTGGGAAAAGGGAGCCTGGCTGTCCTTGTAACGAGCCTGGGCAATGGATTCCCAGGTGACGGCCCCCTGGAGGTTCCGAGTTCCGTTAAGCACCGGCAGCTGCGAGTACCCGTTGAGCTGCATCTTGGTGAATGCTTCCTCGAAACTCGCCGAGGAGGTCACCGATACCACTCCTCTGAGTGCCGAGGGCAGGTTGCCGACCGTCTGTCCCTGGATCGGCTCGCCCTTGTCCTCCGCGCTGCCGGAGGTGGTGGCGGTCGCCGGTGTGCCGGTCGTCCTCAGCTCCGCCTGCTCTGTTGCCGCCTCCGGTTCGGCCGTTTCCTCGTCCCTGTTCTCGGTATCCAATGACGGCCCGGTCAAGGTGACCCGGTCGTCGATGCCTACGGCTGCGAAGTCCGGAACGGTGTACAGGCCGTGGTTGGTCAGCTCACTGGCTATCTGCTCGCTGATCAGGTAGCCGCGTCGGGAAGCCCCCCACCAGCCCAGCAGATCCCGGACGGTGAGGGTGATCGGAGTATCTGCATCCGCTTGCTTCCGGGCGTCTTTCAACCGGGCGTGCCGCGCGGCGGAGACGTCTGCTGCCGAGCCGCCGGACGCGGGCTGCTCCGCCACCGTGTCCAGGAGGCTCTGTCTCAGAACGTCCAGCAGGGTGCCGTCGTCAAGTGCCCAGGCGGTCCATCCGTCGTAGGGGCCCCGACCCGTGGCCGCAGCGGCTGCCGCGGAGGGGGACTTGAACCGCTGGCCGTCGCTCAGCTCGATCCTGCCGTCCCCGGTCACCTTAGCGAGGTGTGCCTCTCCGGACTGCTTACGCCGGAAGGTGAGCTGCGTTCCGGCGGTCAGCAGTCCGGCGTCTACCAGATCGGAGACCAACACCCGCCGTCCCTCGATCAGATAGGAGGCTCGTCCCAGGGGCTCCTCCGCGCCGTCGCCCAGCTTGGAATCGGTCATAGGTGTCTTCCTCCGGCTCGATCCCGCCTCGCAACGGTCTGATCATCGCAGAGGCGCACCCCGCGCTGCTGTGGATTCCGTCCTTCCCCAAGAATGGGGCCAGACACTTCACAGTGGGCGTGACCCGGGGCCGCCAGTGTGTCTACGTGATTGCCGCCTGGGAGGCCCTCGCCAGAACGGCAACACCCCGATGCCCTCGACGCCATTGCCTGGGCCTGCCACAGCATTTGGCTCAGTGCTCTCGCTCCCTACGGCGCAGGAACTGCCAGCCCAGTACAGCCAAGGCGAGTGTCTGCCCAAGAGAAGCGAGTAAGAGCAGGGGCTGAACGACGGGAGAGCACCAGAACGCGGTCGTGCAGACCATGGGCAGGACCAGGTACGTGAACAGGTCCACCGCGGTCTGAAGCCGCTTGCGCACGGTGCGGCCCGCAACGCTGCGGTGGTAGATCTCCCAGCCGAACACTGCGCCGTGGGTGGAGGTGAGTTCCTCCAGGCGCGGGCCCAGCCGGTCGCGGACGTAGTAGCCGATTGCCGAGATCTTCTCGTCGTTGACCAGGTAGGTCCAGCCCAGGATCAGACAGATCGCGGGGACGGAGAGCAGTAGCCGGGACTGTCCGCTCTGCGCGGTGATCGCCACGACTGCAGTGGCTGCCGCGAGGGTGAAGTACAGCAGGTTGTCGCGAAACCCTATGCGGGTCTTCTGTTCCTCCTTGAGGCACCCGTACTCGGCCAGCAGGATCTTGCTCTCGGTGACGTCATCCGTGGAGGTCACAGGCACCCCTATGCTCGAGTTCAGGATCAGCCGGCGATCTGGAAGGGAGCCAGGCTGTCGGGGCCGTGCCGTTCGATCCAGCTCTTCCCGTCCGCCGCTATCCCCTCCAGAAGGCGGAAAGTGTGGGTGGAGCCGGCCGCGCTGAGGTTGATCTCGGAGATTTCCTGGGAATTCTCGGTCGGCGCCAGTTGATGGGCGTCGGCGTCCTTGACGCGGATCTTCCTGGCCGGTCCGTTGGCGAGGAAGAGCTCCAGGTCGTAGCCAATGTCGGCGTTCTCCGTCACCTGTACGGAGGTTAGCGCGTCGAACCGGTAGTTGCTCCGCTGCTCGTTCTTGCGCGTTCCGTCGAAGAAGTCGAACTCGGAGCTGATCTCGCGGATACCGTCCTGGGTGAACAGGAACAGGCGGAACACGTAGCGCGAGTACCGCCATGGGCCGCCTCGGACCCGGCCACGCTTGCAGGATGGACCCGGGGCCATGAGGATGGTGTGGGCGATCAGGTCACGCCAGGTGAGCCGGTGGTGCCGGAGTGCCTCATCGACGAACGAGGTCTTGTCGCAGGTGAGCCAGGTCTCCATCTCCAGTTCGCTGGGGCGCGTAGCGTCCAGGAACGACTTCCAGCGATGGTAGGCAATCTGCCGTTCGGCCAAATGCTCGCTGTATTCCTGGGTCTCCCGGTTCAGCCGGTGCTCTTCACGCCGGACCTCCAGCCATCGGGAAGCGCTCGCGTGCCCGGACCAAGCCGCACCGAGCATGGCCAGGAACGCCCACAGAGGCCGCGGTTGGGCGGCACCGATGGCCGCTGTGCCGAACCCGGCCAGAGCCGCGACACCGAGAACGGCGAGGGCCGCCACGGTCAAGGCCTTCGTCCTGCCCGACGTCCGGTCCTGACGGTACCGATCGGACAGGGTGCCGTTGTTGTAGCGATCTCGGGCGTCCTCGGCGAGGTACCGGATCAGCCAGTCGACTCGCTCCACACCGATTCGGCTCTCCCGGTAGAGGTCCGCGATCTCGGCGGCGAGGCTGCTGCGGATTTGAACCGTGTGACCGAGCCAGGCATCCGCGGTGAAGCCGTGGGGCCTTCGAATGCTGAAGTAGTGATCGAACGAATGGCGGACGCGCTTGGTGAACCGGTCCTCGGCGATCGGGGGATCGCGCGGATCCGGGGCGTGAACCTCGGCCCCGAAGCCAGGCCTGGGCTCCTGGCCCCACCACCGAACGCCGAAGCGCGCCGCGGTCAGGCCCGCGCCGAGTGCCACCGCTAACTCGACGATCGCCTGGGCCGGATTCGCGATCAGAGCCAGGGCCCCGAGGAGAGCACTGCTGATGGCGAACAGGACGGCCCGGACAGGGAGGGCCGCCTTGGCGGCGGCAGCGGTGCTCGGGCGGGGCTGAACGGCCCGCGCCCCGATGGGGTCGGGTGCGAAGTAGGCCCAGACCCGCTGGGCCCGGCCGTTGCCGAAGCGTTCCGCCCTGGCCCGCCCGAGGGTCTCCGCCCACAGGTCGTCCTTCAGCCCTCCGGTGAGTATCACGTTGAGGTGGCGGAGGATCGCGTCGTGCTGGCGGAGCGGCAGGTCCTGCAGTTGCTTCAGCACGGGGCCGGTCTCGCTGCCGGCGGTGCTGAGTACCGCCAACAGGTCGAAAGTGACGCGCAGGGCTTCCTTCCACTTGTCCTCGGCGAAGTCCCGCACGAGCCCGTAGGCGTAACGCAGCTGCCCGACCTCTTCGGCGGTCAGGTCGTGGTGGGTGCGTGCGCTGAGCATGGCGAGCACCCAGTGGAAACGCACCTCCGTGCCGTCGTACCCGTGGGCGATCGCATCGGTGATCATTTCGCGGGCCCGGCTGGGAACGCCGTCTTCCAGGAGCTGTACGCCGACCCGGTACTTCTCCTGCGGCGAGGCGTCGGGGTGGACGAAGTAGACGTTGGAGTTGTGTACGGTCTCGGCCTGGATCCCGATGGTCGAGCCGTATGCCGCCGAGCTGTACGGGGCACTGTCGTCGTGGTTCATGCCAGGTCACCGGCCGCGGCCACCAACGGAGTCAACGTGGCCACCAGCGCGGGGCACTCCGCGACCAGTCCGCGCAGCCTCTTGAGTGTCATGACCGCCCGCTTCGACGATTCAGGGGTGCGCTCCCCGGCCGACCGGAGGGCGGAGTCCAG encodes the following:
- a CDS encoding PIN domain-containing protein, with amino-acid sequence MKEQPARSLVLDSEALSLLLRNDRGMAARIEASRQAGVPVLVSALTIVEAVHGKTDLARLKWVLSRLRVEPVSQEDSLTAVGLLQDAGGLHGHKYAIDALVAALALRVPAPVIVLTSDRDDWSKLCGKRVIIRDV
- a CDS encoding CBS domain-containing protein, with product MTDSKLGDGAEEPLGRASYLIEGRRVLVSDLVDAGLLTAGTQLTFRRKQSGEAHLAKVTGDGRIELSDGQRFKSPSAAAAAATGRGPYDGWTAWALDDGTLLDVLRQSLLDTVAEQPASGGSAADVSAARHARLKDARKQADADTPITLTVRDLLGWWGASRRGYLISEQIASELTNHGLYTVPDFAAVGIDDRVTLTGPSLDTENRDEETAEPEAATEQAELRTTGTPATATTSGSAEDKGEPIQGQTVGNLPSALRGVVSVTSSASFEEAFTKMQLNGYSQLPVLNGTRNLQGAVTWESIAQARYKDSQAPFSQAIVKAHDVSYADHLIDVLPYLEQYGFLLVRDQTKQIAGIITIADVAAEYGATARPFLLIGDLDRQLRRVISEGLDLQEVITLCDPDKLRNITAFGQMSYGDYQQILSNQQQWDKLGWPLDRKSFVARLDELREVRNELMHFNDKDKVGDDAIPKLRNMIELLRRYGT